tcctgtcctttctttttgctcGATTTGCAAACCGTTTTTATTGTTCCgaattttttctgctttttttttttttttttcgttcttttttatgtaacatAACGTAAAACCGAAGCAACAGCGAATGTATACTTTTTAAAGatatttattgtaaaaatgggatttacaaaatggtctctttttgtttccatttttgcgttcCATGTGATTGTGGTCACCGATGGTGTGTCACACGGCAGACATGAAAATGGatgtttccttttctggGCAAACGTGAGGCCTACGGCACAGAAATGAAGCATAAAGGATGCTTATACTCCCCacggtgtgtgtgtgtgtgtgcgtatGGACGCGATATGTTCCTTTTAAAGCAACTGGAGAGTGCATATGAAAGGCAATGCTATCACAGTAGCAGTTCAGATTGTTCAAATGGAGTAGTTGCTACTAATTATGGCAATGCTCCAATTTGGTGTTCCCATTTTACCATTCGAGGAAGTAAcgcctttaattttttccttcagttGTGGGAATTTTTtggctatattttttcttttttttttttgcaactgtTAAGGGGTATGCACATGGGAAGCGAATATGCAGGGAGTAGGGGGTACATCTTGCAACAGCACAAAGGACAGCGTGTCTGGTTGGGTGACCTCCACGATATGTTCGCGTCCATCACTTGGGGAGTGagcatacgtacatgcaccTGTCTGTGGTGCGTAAGTGGCCTTCCCTTTTCACGTGGTTTGATCGAACAGTTGCACACACGGAAGGTGTCCTACgcccttcctcctccaacAACAGCGATATGGCCGCAACTGGCAGTTCGTAAAAACGTTGAACGTGCAGGAAAATATGGCAAATTGTTATATagttgttttaattttaattttttttttttttttcagtttttttgtttttttttcatgtacaaAAAAGATGCTGCCACGGGTGAggaaattattattttatttttttttttttttgtatatttatttttttagctttttttttttttttttttttgcacactttTAATATACTTTTGCCATTGCGCCAAAACATAAAAATCTAAATAAGTGTATACACCTTTATAGGAGAAAACGagttaattataaatggtAAATGTATTTCTATGATACTGttggggggggaattttAATTACACATACATTTGCATATGCGTACACGTGGCACATGTAGGCATATGTGATTCGTATggatgtatatgtacatgggCCTACGCGCAGGTATACGtcgtatatataaatatgtataaatatgcatacatataaatatatgtgtacatatatacatatttacacTCTTGCATGTGCGTGCACATGTCGTatacatttccttttttttttttttttttttgaggtaCACGTATATGCGTTGCGTACACTGTgtgttgtatatatatataaacctttcgcgtggaaaaaaaaaaaaaagcgtcgAAATGAATGCAATAAACCCGAGCTGTCCCCTTTCGCACGTCTAGCAGAACTCTAAATAATCCATGGTGTAGAATATGCTAATTCAAATTGTAATAACCCTGACATAATttccgcaaaaaaaaaaaaaaaaaaaaaaaaggcaaggTGCGGGGCGGGGATAAAATTGTTCAATCTCGTAATTttatatgccttttttttttttttaaactagCTTTACCAAGGAATACGTGTGGGATACATTTACCTAAGCTTCGAcgtctccttcttcctcctcaaattctccttcctcttcagctGTTGCATCTTGGTATTGCTGATACTCGGAAACCAAATCGTTCATGTTGGACTCTGCCTCTGTGAATTCCATTTCGTCCATGCCCTCTCCTGTGTACCAGTGCAAAAATGCCTTTCTTCTGAACATAGCCGTAAACTGATCTGACACTCTCTTGAACATTTCCTGGATGGCCGTGGAGTTTCCTACGAAGGTGACTGCCATTTTCAATCCCTTGGGTGGAATGTCACAAACGCTGGACCtgtggagggggaagcggaatgGGGACGTCGTTAAGCGAGAGTTACGTCGCGGTGCAGGTAGGAAAAAGATACTTTTCCCCGGGGGGTGTTCTCCCTGCGAAAGAGTTGCGTGGAAAGCCATCTCGCTTCGCCGCAAACACTTCGCCGCAAACACTTCGCCGCAATCGCTTCCTCCCTGTTGGGCACAAAACCTACTTGGTGTTGTGGGGAATCCATTCGACGAAGTAGGAGGAGTTCTTGTTCTGCACGCTGAGCATCTGCTCGTCCACCTCCTTAGTCGACATTCGTCCTCTAAACATGGCGCAGGCGGTTAGGTATCTTCCGTGTCTCGGGTCACTTGCACACATCATATTCTTGGCATCGAACATCTGCTGAGTTAGCTCTGGTACGGTAAGAGCCCTGTACTGCTGACTGCCTCTGCTTGTTAGTGGTGCAAAACCAATCATAAAAAAGTGGAGTCTTGGGAAGGGAATTAAATTGACAGCTAATTTTCTCAAATCAGAATTTAACTGACCAGGAAATCTTAACGAACATGTAACTCCTGACATGGCAGCAGAAACCAAGTGATTTAAATCACCATAAGTTGGAGTAGTAAGTTTCAATGTTCTAAAACAAATATCATACAAGGCCTCATTATCTATAACTTGTACCTCATCAGCATTTTCAACCAATTGATGGACAGACAGAGTAGCATTGTATGGCTCAACAACTGTGTCTGATACTTTTGGGGAGGGGAATACTGAAAAGGTTTCCATAATACGGTCTGGGTATTCTTCCCTAATTTTACTAATCAGCAAGGTTCCCATACCACTACCTGTACCTCCACCTAAAGAATGCGTAATTTGAAATCCTTGCAAACAATCACATCCTTCTGCTTCCTTTCGAACTACGTCTAAAACTGCATCTATTAATTCCGCACCTTCTGTGTAATGTCCCTTGGCCCAATTGTTTCCAGCTCCTGTCTGTCCGAATACAAAATTATCAGGTCTGAATAACTGGCCGAAAGGTCCTGCTCGTACACTGTCCATAGTTCCTGGTTCCAGGTCCATTAAAATGGCTCTGGGCACGTACCTGCCACCGGTTGCTTCATTGTAAAACACATCAACTCTTTCTAACTGTAGGTCACTGTCTCCTCTGTAGGTACCACTCTGCGGGTGAACACGAAGGGGTGAGCGtgtgaaaattatttctacGTCTTCCATGAAGAAGCCAATTCGACGAACTACGTACATGCATGCATGTCATTTGTTCAATTGCATGCAAAATTTGTACGCTCATAGGTGCAACGGTGCGGAAGATCGATACGCATCCGTTGTGTGCTCATTTGTGCAAGATAAACAGGAATTATaagctccattttttattctttcccTTGCGTAATTAACAACTTAAGGTGCAACATTTCGGAGGCATGTCTCGCGGTGCAAAGATGGACACGCATGGAGTACACTACGTATGAACGCGGTTTGAGCGGATACACCCTGTGCACGGGTGTAGGGCAAGTCTCACTGCGTGCATGGTCCTCAGTTCGCATGATATCACACGCGCGCATGATACGAATAAACATGGGTAGGAACACGAATGGAGCAGCTCACAGGAGGGATATCGAAGTGACCTCTTCACATGGTCACACCCCCATGTGGTGGTAcacctgtgtgtgtgtactACCGGGGGATACACACATGCAAATGAGTATGCAAACAAATGGTCGCGCACTGGTGCAGGCGCTGGTACACATACATGCAGGGATACACCTGTGCGTATCCCCCCCCACGAACGGGTATGCCCCTGTGTGTGAGACTAACTACTTACTGGATCTATGCCGTGCTCGTCGGATATGACTTCCCAAAATTTTGCACCTATCTGGTTACCACACTGGCCGGCTTGGATGTGAACGATTTctctcatttttgtgtgcgAAGTTAACAGAAAAGGGGATCTTCTGTGGTATGCAAATGTAcgtgcgtatgtatatacacgTTTGTGTAAGCGTAATTATACACGTGTACTGTGAGCCGTACTGTATATTCACTtggcgaaaagggaaatgaACACTGAGGTGATTACGAAATGTCAGATGAAATTATGACACTGGtaaaacgttaaaaaaaaaaaaacacaggggggggagaaggaaaaaaaaaaaaatgaattaaatgatgagaaataaataagggaatgaaaataaaatgaatgtgagaaataaataaagggAATGAATAAACTTCTCGTAAAATAAATGTGgagaaagaaggaaaaaaaaaaaaaataaataaaataaatgcaagCTAAAAGAAAACTGGAATGAAATGCTTAATtaatacatgtatatttctttccttttattttttttttttaagtgtgtAAAagtatgtaataaaaaaaaaaaaaaaaaatggtaagcTTTTTGGGAGGCAGCTTTGCCGTGCGATGGCGGGTCAAGCGCGCGCGGGCGATAGCAGTTGGCCAAAAAAGggctatatatataagtacgTGCATGGGCGTAAAATGTACAGCCGCATACGTAAGTATAAGCGTATATAAACaggcataaaaatgtttatatatgtataaatatgcataaacatgtatatatgcgtataacTATTTACCAttgcgtatgtatatattccTAACACACGCCATGTGCGCAGCATGCCTACACGCCCACGAACTTTCTTCGCTGCACAAGCTGCGCCAGTGGGGACACGAAGCGTTAGCTTAAGCCAAAGCGAAAGCGAATGTAGGGGGGAGTGCGAATGGCCTCTCTGCAAACACGGGGAGGGATGTGCTGCTTATTTCTTTCAGCGCtgcgtatgtatgtgtttGCACATGGGTAAttgtgtacgtatatataaaagcCTTTGCgtgtttttatatatatttatatatttttatgccatacatgtttatatatttttatacatatgcatatgtatgcatttttacacatttatatatttatacatgtttatatatttttatacatatttatacatattcgtatatttttatacacatttatatatatataattatatattttttttttgagcccCTTCGCGTGTGTACGCGCAATGCACAattatcccttttttatcaCGTGGaggctgaaaaaaaaaaaaaaaatgggcagtgTTTTAACTTTGCTAGGAATTTACTTGGCACGATTGTGCAAATTGTAGTGTGTCCGTCGATATGGCagtatatgtgtgtatgtcaTTGGTGTGCcaagtttttttccttcattggGCAAGAAAGCGCACGGCACAGTCCACTGGAATTTGCCTTAGTGCGTCGAAGCTTGGTGTGCACAAGTGAAAATGCCTTTATGCACTTATGGGTATATACACTAATGTGTTATACACTAATGCATTATACacttatgcatatttatgcACAGCTTggttgcctctttttttcgcgtccACTCGTTTATTGCTGGCCGGGGGGACCCAAATAGACAAGCGCCAGTTAACTAACCATCAAGGGAGGTCCCTGTGCACAATATCACACGCAGTATGCTCGCAGCAGGGCACCTGGAAAtgactttattttatttttttatttctacaaaaatttctatatttttacgtttcTATATTTCTAtgtttctatatttttatgtttctatatttctatatttctGCGTTTCTATATTTCTATGCcgcttttcccatttgtgcgCTAGCGCATGTGTGAACATGAAGGACTTGCGCGAGCAGAATTAAGTGCCCCCTATTGCCtaacttttttccaaagcCTTCGAAAAACGCAGCGTGgtttgcttgttttttttcccgttaaAGTGTAGATTTAGAGGGTACATTACATGCCGAAGTGGTGTATTAACAAATGGAAAGCATTGCCCAGTTCGTAGGGAAAATAAGATCCTTGTGTACGTAGAAATTGCAACGTAGGAAATGACTGTTTgggtttgctttttttacttttgcccttttcccgttttttaCATAGCTAAGCATAATTGTGGAGACACGCAAAAACCGTCGGGGGTAGCGAAATTGAGCAGCAAGCCTTCTTAAAAAGCTAACCAGTAAAGAGCAATTAACGCGCTAACCATGAGATAGCAATTCGTTAGTCTCTAATTGGACCCTCGTCTTCAGTTGGTTAGTCCCAAGTAAAGCACTCCTCAGCAGCAGTGGCTTTTCGAACCGTcaaaagaggcaaaaaaaaaaaaagggggtggagCCAGAGATTATAAATGGGATAACCTCTTTATGGTGAAAAAGCaaatgacatttttaaaaatttctctacagtttccccctcctctttAAGTGTCTACAAAAGGGTCAAAACTCAGCAGTGGTGAGTCACATTTAGGatcgaaaaaaagaaaactacCAACGATAAAAAGTGGATGTCACTTTTGCAAGTACGTTAATGCCTGGCAATATCGCCGaaagttttttctcccctgcTGCTATTTTTGCGCTCGTTCATTCTCCGCAAAAATGTGGCAGAAAGTGGCCACATTGTTTTTCACACATGGTGACACCTTCTTAAAAGGTAATATATGAACgtgcaggtaaaaaatttccgtggaggtttttcccccttgaaGAGGTCGTTCATCAAATG
Above is a window of Plasmodium vivax chromosome 8, whole genome shotgun sequence DNA encoding:
- a CDS encoding tubulin beta chain, putative (encoded by transcript PVX_094635A) — its product is MREIVHIQAGQCGNQIGAKFWEVISDEHGIDPSGTYRGDSDLQLERVDVFYNEATGGRYVPRAILMDLEPGTMDSVRAGPFGQLFRPDNFVFGQTGAGNNWAKGHYTEGAELIDAVLDVVRKEAEGCDCLQGFQITHSLGGGTGSGMGTLLISKIREEYPDRIMETFSVFPSPKVSDTVVEPYNATLSVHQLVENADEVQVIDNEALYDICFRTLKLTTPTYGDLNHLVSAAMSGVTCSLRFPGQLNSDLRKLAVNLIPFPRLHFFMIGFAPLTSRGSQQYRALTVPELTQQMFDAKNMMCASDPRHGRYLTACAMFRGRMSTKEVDEQMLSVQNKNSSYFVEWIPHNTKSSVCDIPPKGLKMAVTFVGNSTAIQEMFKRVSDQFTAMFRRKAFLHWYTGEGMDEMEFTEAESNMNDLVSEYQQYQDATAEEEGEFEEEEGDVEA